The region GCAATCGTCCGGTCCAATTGGGCACAGCAGTCAGCAAAAAACCCGCCAATACGGCGCTGACATAGCCCACCATAAAGGCATGCGCATGCCACGAGACGGGATCAAGCGCCAAGGGCAACTCAACCTGACCACCCAACATCAATACCCAAAGTACCATCGCAACGGCAGCCCAAAGCGCTGCCCCCAGAAAAAAAGGGCGAAACCCATAAGAGAACACGGCTGGTCCTTGCCAGTTTCTTATGCGTTCGGAACTTGTCTGCGTCATCATTGCACTCCTAGTTGAGCACATGAAACATGCGACGCACATATAGGTCTTTGCGCTAGCGCAAATCCTTAGATTGAGTAGCGGCATTCAGATCTCGTAAGACCCTTAAAAAACGCATCTTTATACGCCTAAAGGTCTTCAAGCCACGGGGGATTGGCCCCTGCCCGCGACACAGTCACAGCGGCAATTTTCGCCCCATAGTGCAAGGCTGATTGCACATCCGTAACAGACAACCGGTGAATGCCTGATTTCGTTAGCATCGATGATTGCGCCAAATTGGCCAAAACGCCTGCGTTAAACGTATCTCCGGCCCCGACAGTATCAACCACATCCACCAAATGCGCCGGCGCTATGACTTCGTCGCCATTGGCCAAAAACCCTTTGGCACCGCTTTTGCCGCGCGTCAGGATCACAAGCGATACCCCCTGATCCAAAATCATATGCGCCTTTTCTTTCTGCGACAAAGGCTCTTGGTAAATCCAGTCCAGATCTTCGTCAGAAACCTTTACGATGTCTGCATACTTGAAAATCATCGCAAGTCGCGCCCGGTATCGCGCATGGTCCTGGATAAAGGCTGGGCGAATATTTGGATCGACAATGATCGCCCGCTGATTACTTTGCGCTGCCATAAGCTGCACAAAGGCATCGGCCGCAGGTTCTACCGCCAAACTGATCCCACCAAAATACAAGGCATCAACCCCTGGCGGGACAGCAGGGAAATCTATGGCAGTCACCATGCGACCAGCAGAGTTTTCGTCAAAAAAGGTATAGGTCGCATGCCCGTCTGCCAAATGCACAAAGGCAAGTGTTGTTGGTCGATCAGAGGTGACAACAAAAGACGTATCTACATGACTTTCATGCAGCCTGCTTACTAACAACTGACCGAATAAATCACGTGAAACCCCAGCCAACATACCCGTTGATACGCCCAATCGCCCTAATGCAATGGCCGTGTTAAAAACCGAACCACCCGCGTGGGGCACAAATCCATCTTGCCCCTCAAGGGATGTGGACGGAATCATATCGATCAACGCCTCACCGCAACACAAAATCATTATTTAAACCTTTGATTGGTCAGCAGATTTCCTCGTCTGCCCGCATGGAATAATGTGCCAGCGCAGGTCATTTGACCGCTGTTTGGCCCGTATATTTGGTCAGCGCGGCCTCGCATCCATTTTCCCAAATTTCGCTTAGCCAGACTTCGAATGCAGAAACAAACAACGCATTCTGGTCCAAATCGCCATAGATTTGCTGTTGTTTCAGCCAACACCTTGGATCATCGCGCGCAGCCAGTGCCGTTTTAACCAAACTGCCCCACTGCGGATCGTTTGGCGCAATTTCGGTACCGTCTTGGCGGGTGCCTGCGCACATGCGCGCCCAAAGCGCCTCAACCAACGCCAAGCCCTGAATCTCACCACCTGCTTCAAGTGCATCTCGCAAGATCGGCAAAACAAAGCCCGGATGTCGGGACGATCCGTCAAAGGCCACTCGACGCGTCGTATCTAAAATATAGGGGTTGGCAAAGCGCTTCTCGATCAACGCCACGTAGTTAGAGGGTGACATGCCCGGAACAGGTTTTACATATGGCGCGATCTCTTCGTGCTGCACCTTGTGAAAAAAGGCGGCAATCAAAGAATGTTTCAGGCTGTCAGCAATGGTCTCAACTGACAAAAGCTCTCCGACATTGGCAACCACCTGATGACCCGCATTCAATACGCGCATTTTCATTTTTTCATGATCATGCACCGTTTCCGTAAGCGTTGCCCCTACCAGATCCCAGTCCGGGCGACCTGCACAAAAGTCATCTTCCATGACCCATTGACGATAATTTTCATGGGTTACCGGTGCCATATCCTCGATGCCCAGCGCCTGCGCCCGCGCAATTTCTGTCGGCCCGGTCGCAGGCACAATGCAATCCACCATCGAATTTGGAAATGACACGGTTTCATCAATCCAAACTGCGAGCTTTGGATCAGTCTGTTTGGCTAAACCAACGACAGCTTGTCGGGTGATATTGCCATTGCCTTGCAAATTGTCACAGCTTTGCACCGTGAACGGGCCAGATCCCGCAGCTCGTCGTATTTTAAGGGCAGCCACAATCGCCCCGAACACCGTGCTCGGTTTTGCAGGGTTCGCCACGTCGAACTGCAAATCTGGATGGCCCAAATCTAGTGCGCCCGTGGCACTGTCGACAAAATACCCGCTTTCAGTGACCGTCAACGACGCAATTCTAATGGCCGGATTTGTCAGCGCATTGATAAGCGGCCCATTGCCATCTTCAATCGGCACATAGTCGATCATCGACCCAATGACTTCGGCCGAGGTGCCTGCAGGGTCCAACTCTATGAGAGTGGTCAAGCAATCCTGGGTCTTCAGTTTATCATGCATGGCAATGTCATTGGCGCGCACGCTTGCACCGATTATGGCCCAATCCAGCGCACGGCCCATTTGCATCAGGCGATGAAGATACCAAGCCTGATGTGCGCGGTGGAAATTTCCCAATCCGATGTGCACGATGCCCGGTCGTAAAGTCGCGCGGTCATACTGCGGACGCTGAACCGTATCTGGCAGGCTTGCAACTGTGTCATTCGTTAACTTCATAGTCATTTCTCCGCGCGAACGCGCCTCAGCTCATCCATTGGCCGCCATCCACATTGTACGTCTGTGCAACGATGTAGTCGGCCTCTCTGCTGGCCAGAAACACCGCCATGCCAGTCAGGTCCTCGGCGCGCGCCATCCGTCCATAGGGAACGGCATTGCCCACTTCGCGTTTCTTTTGCCCAAAGGCTTTGACCGTTTGAACCACCGCCGCATCAATGCTGGCCTGCGCCGACACATCCATTTTTGCGGCAAGCGCATTTGTACCGAGGTCTGCGGCTGTTTGCTGGGCCTGCCCAAAATCAATTTCGGCAATGGCAAACCGCGCGCCTTCTTGAATGTACGCCTGGGCAAAGGCGCGCCCGATACCTCGGGCGCCGCCAGTCACAAGGGCTGATTTGCCAGCCAAACGCATCATTCGACCCGCAAACCCTGGGCGTCAAATTTATGCAGTTTGTCCATCTGTGGGTTCAGATAGATCGTGTCACCGTGCCGGGCTTCGATATCGCCGGTGATACGCACCGTTAACATGTCAGCCAGCCCTGTGTCGTGCACATGGATAAAGGTATCAGATCCAAGATGTTCAGCGACCCCGACGCGGCCTTTCCAAAGGCCTTCGGTTTTGCTGACATCAACATGTTCCGGACGAATACCAATCGAAGTCACGCCATGCTTTTTGGCCTCTTCCCCAGAAATGATGTTCATTTTCGGAGATCCGATAAAGCCTGCCACAAAGACATTGCGTGGCCGGTGGTACAGCTCGAGGGGCGAGCCAACTTGTTCGATAAACCCAGCGCGCAACACCACAATCTTATCGGCCATTGTCATGGCTTCGACCTGATCATGCGTCACATAAATCATTGTCGTTTTCAGACGTTCGTGCAGTTCGCTGATCTCAAGCCGCATACCCACACGCAAAGCCGCGTCCAGATTGGAAAGAGGTTCATCAAACAAAAACGCTGCGGGCTCGCGGACAATGGCACGGCCGATGGCCACCCTTTGCCGTTGACCACCTGAAAGCTGGCCAGGTCGACGTTCCAGATAATCGGTCAGGTTCAGGGCCTTGGCCGCAGCTTCGATGCGACGATCTTGTTCACCCTGCTCGATTTTTGCCATCCGCATTGGAAAGGCAATGTTCTTACGCACCGACATATGCGGGTAAAGCGCATAGGATTGGAACACCATGGCTAGGCCGCGTTTGGCTGGGGGCACATCCGTAGCATCGCCGCCATCAATCGCAATATTGCCCGAGGTGATATCTTCAAGGCCTGCAATCAGGCGCAAGAGTGTTGATTTACCGCAGCCCGAAGGTCCGACAAAGACTGTAAACTCTCCGTCTTCGATGGTGAGGTCCAGAGGTGGAATGACCTGGACGTCGCCGAAGCTTTTGGTCACTTGGTTCAGTTGAATTTGTCCCATTGGTCTATTTCCCTATTTGACGGCGCCGAAGGTCAGGCCGCTGACAAGTTGTTTCTGGCTAAACCAGCCAAGAATGAGGATTGGCGCGATGGCCATGGTGGATGCCGCACTAAGCTTTGCGTAAAACAGGCCTTCTGGGCTGGAATAGCTGGCGATAAAGGCCGTCAGCGGGGCCGCTTTTGCAGCGGTTAGGTTCAGCGTCCAGAAGGCTTCATTCCAAGCAAGGATGACGTTCAATAGAAGGGTCGACGCAATTCCGGGAATGGCCATCGGTGTAAGAACATAGATGATCTCTTCCTTCAGCGACGCCCCGTCCATACGCGCGGCTTCCAGAATTTCACCTGGGATTTCGCGGAAGTAAGTGTAAAGCATCCAAACGATGATCGGCAGGTTGATAAGCATCAAAACCACCATCAAGCCAATCTTTGTATCCAGCAGTCCCATGCGAATGAAGATCAGATAGATCGGATACAGCACACCAACAGCTGGCAGCATTTTGGTGGACAACATCCAAAGCAGGATATCCTTTGTCCGTTTGCTAGGAACAAATGCCATCGACCAGGCGGCAGGCACCGCGATGATGATGCCAAGTATAGTTGAGCCCCCGGCGATAAAGATCGAGTTCCACAGGAACCGCATATAGTTTGACCGTTCCATGACCGCGGAATAGTTTTCCAGCGTCCAATTGAACCCCAAGAAAATGGGAGGGTCAGCGATGGCCTGAGCTTCGGTTTTGAAGCTGGTTAAGATGGTCCACAGGATCGGAAAGAAGATCAGCAGACCAAAACTCCAGGCAAAGACCGTGTTGATGGTTTTGCGTTGTGTTGTGACAGAGCGAGCCATAATGAAATTCCTTACTTGTCCAAGTTCTTGCCGACGATGCGCATCAGGAAGATCGCAACGATATTGGCAAGGATGATGGCGTAGACGCCGCCCGCAGATCCAAGTCCCACGTTTTGGCTTTCCAGCACCCGCTGAAAGATCAAATAGGTGAGTGTTTTGGTTCCAAACGCGCCCTGGGTGGTCACGAAGATTTCGGCAAAGATCGACAGTAGAAAGATTGTCTGGATCAAAACCACAACGGTGATCGCACGGCTCAGGTGAGGCAAGGTGATAAAGGCAAAGCGTTTGATGGGCGGGGCACCGTCCATTTCTGCGGCTTCCAGCTGTTCACTGTCCAAAGACTGGATCGCGGTCAGCAGAATAAGCGTTGCAAAGGGCAACCACTGCCAAGACACAATCATAATGATGGATTCCAGTGACGCCTGACTAAGCCATGACACCGGCTCTGCACCAAAGAATTTCCAAAGATGCGCAAACAGACCGTTCACTGGATCCATGAACATATTTTTCCAGACAAGTGCGGAAACTGTCGGCATTACAAAAAATGGGGCAATAACTAATATTCTGACAACGCCCTGCCCCCACATGGGTTGGTTCAGCAGAAGTGCCAGAAGCACGCCAAAAATGATGGTGATAACTAAAACGCCGCCAACAACAATCAAAGTTGTCAGAACACTTGGCCAAAAGGCGCTTGATGAGACAAACCTGACATAGTTGTCAAAACCGACCCATCCCAGATCACCACCACGCAGCGGCAGGTATTTCTTGAACGAGAAGTAGAGTGTCATCGTGAGGGGGACCAGCATCCATCCCAAGAGCAGTATGACAGCAGGTGCCATCATGATCCTGGCAGCAGATCTGGAGTGTTGAGTAGCCATAAGTACATCTCCTCCGTTGACGGTCGCAATGCCGCCTTGGACGATTATTCGCTTTTCTAGGTGAGTTAGGCTAGAGGGCGGCGGCCTGCGCCACCCTCGTTGTCAGTCTGAAGGCTTAGTAACCCGCAGCTTCCATTTCTTCTGCTGTCAGCGCCTGGGCTTTGGCCAGAGCCTGTTCAGCAGTCTGTTGTCCTGCAACGGCAGCCGAGAATTCCTGGCCAACTTGGCCCGCGATACCCGCGAATTCCGGAATTGCCGCAAATTGCACGCCAACATAGGGCACCGGCTTAACGGTGGGTTGGTTTGGATCTGCAGACAAGATGCTGTCGAGCGTCACTTTGGCAAATGGGATCTTCTGGTACTCAGGGTTCTCATACAGCGATGTCCGCGCACCCGGAGGCACATTTGCCCAACCTTCGTTTGCAGCTACCAACTCGATGTAATCCTTAGACGTGGACCACTCGATAAACTGTTTGGCCGCATCGACATTTTGCGTTCCCGCAGGGATCGCCAGCGCCCAAGCCCACAACCAGTTGCCGTTTTTGGACACACCTTCTTTATGGGGTGCAAGCGCAAAGCCCACTTTATCCGCAACAACGGAATCATCTGGGTTTGTCAGCTTCGAGGCCGCCACGGTGGCGTCAATCCACATGCCGCATTTGCCTTGGTTAAACAGCGTCAGGTTTTCGTTAAAGCTGTTTCCAGACGAGCCTGGAGGGCCAGCTTGCTCCATAAGATCCAGATAGAAAGTTAGTGTTTCTTTCCACTCTGGGGAATCAAACTGCGGTTTCCAGTTTTCGTCAAACCAACGTGCACCAAACGAGTTGGCCATGGATGTGACAAACGCCATGTTGTCGCCCCATCCCGCTTTTCCACGCAGGCAAGCACCATAGATTTCGTTTTCTTTGTCCGTCATCGCCAAGGCCGCTTCACGAATAAAGCCCCAAGTCGGCGAAGCTGGCATTTCAAGGCCGGCTGCTTCCATCAGATCGGTACGATAAAACACCATGGATGATTCACCATAAAACGGTGCTGCATACATGATGCCATCATGGGACAAGCCATTGCGCATCGCTGGCAGCAAATCGTCGATATCATATTCGGCAGACAGATCATTCAGCGGGACAAGCCAATCCTGGGCACCCCAAATCGGTGTCTCGTACATGCCGATCGTCATGATGTCGAACTGACCACCCTTGGTGGCAATGTCCTGTGTCACACGCTGGCGAAGAATATTCTCTTCCAGGGTAACCCATTCTACTTCATGGCCGGTTTTGGCGGTGAAATCGCTTGTCAGACCCTGCATTCGGATCATGTCACCGTTGTTCACGGTGGCGATTGTAATCGTGTCAGCAAAAGCCGCTGTCGTTGCAAGCACCGACATAGCCGTGGCTGCACGAAGTGTGTTCTTCAAAGACATCCGTTTCCTCCCTTAATTGGATGTTGTCCTAGAAAACTAGCGCCAACGGTCCCTCGCGTCAATTTATTTTTTACGCGCGTAAAGTTTTAGATTTTTAATAAACATTCCTAGATACTTAAGCAGACCCCCTCATGATCAAACTGCCTTCAAACAAAGTGACGCTCTTGGCTTCGGCGGCATTTCCCGACTCGATCAAGCCAATAAGCGTGGCCGCGCTTTGAGCTGCAATCGAGACATAATCTTGGGAAACCGTCGTCAAAGTTGGGCAGCTATAGCGCGAAAACGGGTGATCATCGTGCCCGGCAACGCGCAATGCGCAATTGTCGGCGATCCCAATACGCAACCCCAACTGATAGGCCGCGGACAAAAATCCAATCGCCAAACGGTCATTGCTGCACAAAATTGTATCTGAGGGCAGGCTGCGTTCTGAAATAACGCGTGTGCCTTCGCGAAAACCAATTTCTTCAAAATCCCAGCCCTCGCCCGCCGCCTGCACCAAATGCGGCTTGTGCCCCAAGCGCTGCATCGCTGTCACATAAGCAGTGCGCCGTTTCAGAGCATTCGGGTTTGCGGGTGTTTTCATTTCAAAAAATGCCGGCGGTTCGCCTGTCCGGCACAGGTACTCCACAATCAAATTCACGCTTTGATCATTGTCTGATCCAATAAAAGCCTCTCCCAGATCCTCTATATTGGCATCAAACAACACGGTTGGGACGTCTTTGCAAAACGCTTCAATACGCGCCGGATCCGAGCCGCGCCCCAAAGGCGCGAGCAACACGCCCGCTGGTTTCATCAAGCGCAGGTTCTCGAGGTTCTCAATTTCACTTTCCGGATCCCCATGCGACCCCAGTAAAACCGGACGGAACCCCGCTTCGAGCACGTGATTTTCAATATTGCGTGCCATTTCAGCAAAAAATGGGTCAGCCAGATAGGGCACAACAATACCAATGTTCTTGGTCAGCCGCCGGTTCTGGTTCATCGCATACATATTTGGGCGATACTCAAATTGCTCCAGCGCCCGCTCTATACGCTCGCGCGTTGTTTTGCGCACGCTTGATGGGTCATTGAAGTATTTTGAAATCGTTGGGCGCGAAATCCCACTTACGGATGCAAAATCATCCATGTTCTTGATTTTTGGGTCGCTCATCTTTGGACTGTTCCTTCTCGCCGCGCTGAAATCTGACACCGAAATCCCAGCAACGGTGGTGCTTTTGAAGGCATACTAATTGACGCGCGTAAAATTTTCCAGCTTTACGGTAGCGGATACCCCACACGCCCAGCGCGGCAATAGGTCAGCTGCAATAACGGCCTGTTGAAAAGCCAATTATGTCCTGGTCAGTGGCAGATGCCAGCGCTTAGCTATCAGACACCCCGGCCTCGGCAAAAGTCGCCATGCCCGAATGACAGGCAACTGCGCTTTTTAAAACATTGATCGCCAACGCGCCGCCAGAGGCTTCGCCTAGGCGCATGTTCATGGCCAAAAGCGGTTCTTTTCCCAGCTTCTTTAACACGTTGAAATGCGCAGCCTCGGCGGACACATGCCCGGCAACCGCGTGGTCAAGTGCCCCGTCTTGGGCCTCTAACAGCGTGACGGCGGCAGCTGTGCAAATAAACCCGTCCAAAATGACCGGTATTTGATCGACCCGAGCCCGCGCAATAGCGCCCGCCATCGCGGCAAGCTCGCGGCCACCTAAACAACGCAGGGCCTCAAGACCCGTCACACCAGCGTTGGTTTTCAGCCCTGCGCGCACAACATCGGCCTTAAGGCGCAAACCAGCATCATCAACCCCGGTGCCACGACCAACCCAATCTTCGGCCTCGCCGCCATAAATCGCATTCAAGACCGCTGCGCCGCTGGTGGTATTGCCGATACCCATTTCGCCAACCACCAAGAGATCGGTGTTGTCGTCCACAGCGTCCCAGCCAGTGCGCAGGGCCTCAACAACCTCTGCCTCGGTCATGCCTGGCCCCTGCGTGAAATCCGCAGTTGGAGTGTCAAGATCAAGCGCATGCACAGAAAGCTTGGCCCCTGCTGCACGCGACAATTGATTGATTGCTGCGCCGCCGTGTTGAAAATTCAGCACCATTTGTTCGGTGACCTCAGCTGGAAACGCTGAAACCCCCTGTGCTGTGACGCCGTGGTTCCCGGCAAAGACGATCACCTGAGGATTGGCGATTTCAGGGCGCGCCGTGCCACGCCATCCGGCATACCATATCGCCAAATCCTCGAGCCGCCCCAAAGCCCCCGGTGGCTTGGTCAACTGCCCATTGCGCTCTTCCGCCTCGGATTTTGCCACTGCATTTGGGCCTTTTGCC is a window of Cognatishimia sp. WU-CL00825 DNA encoding:
- a CDS encoding carbohydrate kinase; amino-acid sequence: MILCCGEALIDMIPSTSLEGQDGFVPHAGGSVFNTAIALGRLGVSTGMLAGVSRDLFGQLLVSRLHESHVDTSFVVTSDRPTTLAFVHLADGHATYTFFDENSAGRMVTAIDFPAVPPGVDALYFGGISLAVEPAADAFVQLMAAQSNQRAIIVDPNIRPAFIQDHARYRARLAMIFKYADIVKVSDEDLDWIYQEPLSQKEKAHMILDQGVSLVILTRGKSGAKGFLANGDEVIAPAHLVDVVDTVGAGDTFNAGVLANLAQSSMLTKSGIHRLSVTDVQSALHYGAKIAAVTVSRAGANPPWLEDL
- a CDS encoding mannitol dehydrogenase family protein → MKLTNDTVASLPDTVQRPQYDRATLRPGIVHIGLGNFHRAHQAWYLHRLMQMGRALDWAIIGASVRANDIAMHDKLKTQDCLTTLIELDPAGTSAEVIGSMIDYVPIEDGNGPLINALTNPAIRIASLTVTESGYFVDSATGALDLGHPDLQFDVANPAKPSTVFGAIVAALKIRRAAGSGPFTVQSCDNLQGNGNITRQAVVGLAKQTDPKLAVWIDETVSFPNSMVDCIVPATGPTEIARAQALGIEDMAPVTHENYRQWVMEDDFCAGRPDWDLVGATLTETVHDHEKMKMRVLNAGHQVVANVGELLSVETIADSLKHSLIAAFFHKVQHEEIAPYVKPVPGMSPSNYVALIEKRFANPYILDTTRRVAFDGSSRHPGFVLPILRDALEAGGEIQGLALVEALWARMCAGTRQDGTEIAPNDPQWGSLVKTALAARDDPRCWLKQQQIYGDLDQNALFVSAFEVWLSEIWENGCEAALTKYTGQTAVK
- a CDS encoding SDR family oxidoreductase → MMRLAGKSALVTGGARGIGRAFAQAYIQEGARFAIAEIDFGQAQQTAADLGTNALAAKMDVSAQASIDAAVVQTVKAFGQKKREVGNAVPYGRMARAEDLTGMAVFLASREADYIVAQTYNVDGGQWMS
- a CDS encoding ABC transporter ATP-binding protein, with product MGQIQLNQVTKSFGDVQVIPPLDLTIEDGEFTVFVGPSGCGKSTLLRLIAGLEDITSGNIAIDGGDATDVPPAKRGLAMVFQSYALYPHMSVRKNIAFPMRMAKIEQGEQDRRIEAAAKALNLTDYLERRPGQLSGGQRQRVAIGRAIVREPAAFLFDEPLSNLDAALRVGMRLEISELHERLKTTMIYVTHDQVEAMTMADKIVVLRAGFIEQVGSPLELYHRPRNVFVAGFIGSPKMNIISGEEAKKHGVTSIGIRPEHVDVSKTEGLWKGRVGVAEHLGSDTFIHVHDTGLADMLTVRITGDIEARHGDTIYLNPQMDKLHKFDAQGLRVE
- a CDS encoding carbohydrate ABC transporter permease codes for the protein MARSVTTQRKTINTVFAWSFGLLIFFPILWTILTSFKTEAQAIADPPIFLGFNWTLENYSAVMERSNYMRFLWNSIFIAGGSTILGIIIAVPAAWSMAFVPSKRTKDILLWMLSTKMLPAVGVLYPIYLIFIRMGLLDTKIGLMVVLMLINLPIIVWMLYTYFREIPGEILEAARMDGASLKEEIIYVLTPMAIPGIASTLLLNVILAWNEAFWTLNLTAAKAAPLTAFIASYSSPEGLFYAKLSAASTMAIAPILILGWFSQKQLVSGLTFGAVK
- a CDS encoding sugar ABC transporter permease, producing the protein MATQHSRSAARIMMAPAVILLLGWMLVPLTMTLYFSFKKYLPLRGGDLGWVGFDNYVRFVSSSAFWPSVLTTLIVVGGVLVITIIFGVLLALLLNQPMWGQGVVRILVIAPFFVMPTVSALVWKNMFMDPVNGLFAHLWKFFGAEPVSWLSQASLESIIMIVSWQWLPFATLILLTAIQSLDSEQLEAAEMDGAPPIKRFAFITLPHLSRAITVVVLIQTIFLLSIFAEIFVTTQGAFGTKTLTYLIFQRVLESQNVGLGSAGGVYAIILANIVAIFLMRIVGKNLDK
- a CDS encoding sugar ABC transporter substrate-binding protein, with product MSLKNTLRAATAMSVLATTAAFADTITIATVNNGDMIRMQGLTSDFTAKTGHEVEWVTLEENILRQRVTQDIATKGGQFDIMTIGMYETPIWGAQDWLVPLNDLSAEYDIDDLLPAMRNGLSHDGIMYAAPFYGESSMVFYRTDLMEAAGLEMPASPTWGFIREAALAMTDKENEIYGACLRGKAGWGDNMAFVTSMANSFGARWFDENWKPQFDSPEWKETLTFYLDLMEQAGPPGSSGNSFNENLTLFNQGKCGMWIDATVAASKLTNPDDSVVADKVGFALAPHKEGVSKNGNWLWAWALAIPAGTQNVDAAKQFIEWSTSKDYIELVAANEGWANVPPGARTSLYENPEYQKIPFAKVTLDSILSADPNQPTVKPVPYVGVQFAAIPEFAGIAGQVGQEFSAAVAGQQTAEQALAKAQALTAEEMEAAGY
- a CDS encoding LacI family DNA-binding transcriptional regulator, which gives rise to MSDPKIKNMDDFASVSGISRPTISKYFNDPSSVRKTTRERIERALEQFEYRPNMYAMNQNRRLTKNIGIVVPYLADPFFAEMARNIENHVLEAGFRPVLLGSHGDPESEIENLENLRLMKPAGVLLAPLGRGSDPARIEAFCKDVPTVLFDANIEDLGEAFIGSDNDQSVNLIVEYLCRTGEPPAFFEMKTPANPNALKRRTAYVTAMQRLGHKPHLVQAAGEGWDFEEIGFREGTRVISERSLPSDTILCSNDRLAIGFLSAAYQLGLRIGIADNCALRVAGHDDHPFSRYSCPTLTTVSQDYVSIAAQSAATLIGLIESGNAAEAKSVTLFEGSLIMRGSA
- the cobT gene encoding nicotinate-nucleotide--dimethylbenzimidazole phosphoribosyltransferase gives rise to the protein MTATFSTLNEFRTQLAGAKGPNAVAKSEAEERNGQLTKPPGALGRLEDLAIWYAGWRGTARPEIANPQVIVFAGNHGVTAQGVSAFPAEVTEQMVLNFQHGGAAINQLSRAAGAKLSVHALDLDTPTADFTQGPGMTEAEVVEALRTGWDAVDDNTDLLVVGEMGIGNTTSGAAVLNAIYGGEAEDWVGRGTGVDDAGLRLKADVVRAGLKTNAGVTGLEALRCLGGRELAAMAGAIARARVDQIPVILDGFICTAAAVTLLEAQDGALDHAVAGHVSAEAAHFNVLKKLGKEPLLAMNMRLGEASGGALAINVLKSAVACHSGMATFAEAGVSDS